In Quercus robur chromosome 10, dhQueRobu3.1, whole genome shotgun sequence, a genomic segment contains:
- the LOC126704287 gene encoding uncharacterized protein LOC126704287, translated as MHQINLKKSGAKGEMALKLDMSKAYDRVEWACLDKIMEKLGFHSRWRSLMMQCISSVTYVVSVNGKPSGHIILSSGLCQDDSLIFYKVTVEEGEALQKVLCTYEQASNQQLNRAKTSLFFSPNIAKEIQEEIKVSFGTQVIWQHEKYLGLPSLVGRNKKNTFKEVKTKLAKKLAGWKEKLLSKAGKEVLIKAVAQAIPTYAVSCFKIPDSLCDEMTIIIRNFWWGQCKEERKMAWISWEKLCALKAYWGMGFKQLKCEFVDASLRKNPSFAWRSILVAQEIVRKGRRWQVGNGHSIMIWKDKWVPSPLTYKVVSPVSSLPEDSRVATLINEVDGTWKNELVQQVFLPHEADLICSIALSANLIGDK; from the exons ATGCACcaaattaatttgaagaaatCAGGGGCTAAAGGAGAGATGGCTCTCAAGCTCGACATGAGCAAGGCCTATGACAGGGTGGAATGGGCATGCTTAGATAAGATAATGGAGAAATTGGGGTTTCACTCAAGATGGAGAAGCTTAATGATGCAATGCATTTCTTCAGTCACTTATGTTGTCAGTGTCAATGGTAAACCTAGTGGCCATATTATTCTGTCCAGTGGGCTCTGCCAAG atGATAGTTTAATTTTCTACAAAGTCACTGTTGAAGAAGGTGAAGCCCTACAAAAAGTACTATGTACGTATGAGCAAGCTTCTAACCAACAGCTGAACCGTGCCAAAACTTCTCTGTTTTTCAGCCCTAACATAGCTAAGGAGATCCAGGAAGAGATAAAAGTGAGTTTTGGTACTCAAGTGATTTGGCAACATGAGAAGTACCTGGGTCTTCCATCGTTAGTGGGAAGAAATAAGAAGAATACTTTTAAGGAAGTCAAGACAAAGCTAGCTAAGAAGTTGGCAGGTTGGAAGGAAAAGCTATTGTCTAAAGCTGGGAAGGAAGTTCTGATAAAAGCAGTGGCCCAAGCTATCCCGACATATGCTGTGAGCTGCTTTAAAATCCCTGATTCCCTTTGTGATGAGATGACAATTATCATtaggaatttttggtgggggcaatGTAAGGAGGAACGGAAAATGGCATGGATCAGTTGGGAGAAACTTTGTGCTCTTAAGGCTTATTGGGGAATGGGTTTTAAGCAACTAAA gTGTGAGTTTGTTGATGCAAGTCTTAGAAAAAATCCTTCATTTGCTTGGAGGAGTATTTTGGTGGCTCAGGAAATTGTCAGGAAAGGTAGAAGGTGGCAAGTGGGTAATGGCCATAGCATCATGATTTGGAAGGATAAGTGGGTGCCTTCTCCCTTAACTTATAAGGTTGTATCTCCTGTCTCAAGCCTACCTGAGGACTCTCGGGTTGCAACCCTCATAAATGAAGTGGATGGTACATGGAAAAATGAGTTGGTGCAGCAAGTCTTCCTTCCACATGAAGCTGACTTAATCTGTAGCATTGCTCTAAGTGCTAATCTGATAGGGGATAAGTAA